A single window of Nocardioides baekrokdamisoli DNA harbors:
- a CDS encoding acyl-CoA dehydrogenase family protein gives MTSIDVRTEIRGWLDRELGTAATDGPYASLRGAGGPGREDEAFEERRGWNRHLAENGWTCLGWPVEYGGRGLSVDEQVVFYEEYAGADAPHKVNHLGEELLGPTLIAFGTEAQKQRFLPGIRNVTELWCQGYSEPGAGSDLANVQTKARLDGDEWVIDGQKVWTSNAMEADWIFVVARTEPGSQRHHGLSFLLVPLDQPGIEVRPIRQLTGGSEFNEVFFTGARTEADLVVGGVGNGWRVAMGLLGFERGVSVLGQQVGFAREFADVVDLARTNGAINDPVLRDRLADLKVELDVMRANAARMLAGVEGGSGSDAGGGAASIAKLVWANWHQKLGETAMAIAGPASLTAEAPYELDRFQRLFLFARADTIYGGSDEIQRNILAERVLGLPREPKGA, from the coding sequence ATGACGTCGATCGATGTTCGTACCGAGATCCGTGGATGGCTGGACCGCGAGCTCGGCACTGCCGCAACCGATGGGCCGTACGCGTCCCTGCGTGGCGCCGGTGGGCCCGGCCGCGAGGACGAGGCCTTCGAGGAACGTCGCGGCTGGAACCGCCACCTCGCCGAGAACGGCTGGACCTGCCTTGGCTGGCCCGTCGAGTACGGCGGCCGCGGGCTGTCGGTCGACGAGCAGGTCGTCTTCTACGAGGAGTACGCCGGCGCCGACGCGCCGCACAAGGTCAACCACCTGGGCGAGGAACTGCTCGGGCCGACCCTGATCGCCTTCGGGACCGAGGCGCAGAAGCAGCGCTTCCTGCCCGGCATCCGCAACGTGACCGAACTCTGGTGCCAGGGCTACTCCGAGCCCGGCGCCGGCTCGGACCTCGCCAACGTGCAGACCAAGGCTCGCCTCGATGGTGACGAATGGGTCATCGACGGTCAGAAGGTCTGGACCTCGAACGCGATGGAGGCCGACTGGATCTTCGTCGTCGCGCGCACCGAGCCGGGTTCCCAGCGGCACCACGGCCTCTCGTTCCTGCTCGTCCCGTTGGACCAGCCGGGGATCGAGGTGCGACCGATCCGGCAGCTGACCGGCGGTTCGGAGTTCAACGAGGTGTTCTTCACCGGAGCCCGCACCGAGGCCGATCTGGTCGTCGGGGGTGTCGGCAACGGGTGGCGAGTCGCCATGGGTCTGCTGGGCTTCGAGCGCGGCGTGTCGGTGTTGGGGCAGCAGGTCGGTTTCGCCCGCGAGTTCGCGGACGTCGTCGACCTGGCTCGGACCAACGGTGCGATCAACGACCCGGTCCTGCGCGACCGGTTGGCCGACCTCAAGGTCGAGCTCGACGTGATGCGGGCCAACGCAGCGCGGATGCTCGCCGGGGTCGAGGGCGGGTCCGGATCGGACGCCGGCGGTGGCGCGGCCTCCATCGCGAAACTCGTCTGGGCCAACTGGCACCAGAAGCTCGGCGAGACCGCCATGGCGATCGCCGGCCCGGCGTCCCTCACGGCCGAGGCGCCCTACGAGCTGGATCGCTTCCAGCGTCTCTTCCTCTTCGCGCGTGCCGACACGATCTACGGCGGCAGCGACGAGATCCAGCGCAACATCCTGGCCGAGCGCGTACTCGGCCTGCCCAGAGAACCCAAGGGAGCCTGA
- a CDS encoding SDR family oxidoreductase encodes MTIHREEQPTPAYVPAHGLLKDKVVVVTAAAGAGIGAAVVRRVLEEGAKAVVLGDTHERRLEEARAELAADFGEDRVRALVCDVTDEEQVVALIDAADEFGGVEVMINNAGLGGTASVLEMTDDQWSKVLDITLTGTFRCIRYAGAKMRDTGKGGVIVNNASVIGWRAQEGQAHYAAAKAGVMALTRCSALDLAPHGIRVNAVSPSLAMHPFLAKVTSDELLAELKQREAFGRAAEPWEVANVMVFLASDYSSYMTGEVLSVSSQHA; translated from the coding sequence ATGACCATCCATCGCGAGGAACAGCCCACTCCGGCGTACGTCCCGGCCCACGGCCTGCTCAAGGACAAGGTCGTCGTCGTGACGGCGGCGGCCGGCGCTGGCATCGGCGCCGCGGTCGTACGCCGTGTGCTCGAGGAGGGCGCGAAGGCAGTCGTCCTCGGCGACACTCACGAACGACGCCTGGAAGAGGCGCGGGCGGAACTCGCGGCCGACTTCGGTGAGGACCGCGTACGCGCCCTGGTCTGCGACGTCACCGACGAGGAGCAGGTCGTCGCCCTGATCGATGCAGCTGACGAGTTCGGTGGCGTCGAGGTGATGATCAACAACGCGGGCCTCGGTGGCACGGCTTCGGTGCTCGAGATGACCGACGACCAGTGGTCCAAGGTCCTCGACATCACCCTCACCGGGACGTTCCGATGCATCCGGTACGCCGGGGCGAAGATGCGCGACACCGGCAAGGGCGGCGTGATCGTCAACAACGCCTCCGTCATCGGGTGGCGCGCTCAGGAGGGTCAGGCGCACTACGCCGCGGCGAAGGCCGGCGTGATGGCGCTGACCCGCTGCTCTGCGCTCGACCTCGCGCCCCATGGGATCCGGGTCAACGCGGTCTCGCCGTCGCTGGCGATGCACCCGTTCCTGGCCAAGGTGACCAGTGACGAACTGCTCGCCGAGCTCAAGCAGCGCGAAGCCTTCGGTCGCGCCGCCGAACCGTGGGAGGTGGCCAACGTGATGGTCTTCCTCGCCAGTGACTACAGCTCGTACATGACCGGTGAGGTCCTGTCCGTGAGCAGCCAGCACGCATGA
- a CDS encoding TetR/AcrR family transcriptional regulator has product MSTTGAAVSRREELLGIAARLFATQGYTNTTVRHIADAAGILSGSLYHHFDSKESMVDEILREFQNELFGQYEAILASTDDARAKLEAAVRVSFEAIDQHPFEVAIFQNDADYLGGVERFGYLAERNQQSREVWVTLLREGIASGALRPDLDVDLTYRFIRDTVWVAVKWYRPGGKLTHTAVADQYLTILLDGIAHA; this is encoded by the coding sequence ATGAGTACGACCGGGGCAGCGGTCAGCCGGCGCGAGGAGCTCCTCGGCATCGCCGCCCGGCTGTTCGCGACCCAGGGGTACACGAACACCACGGTGCGTCACATCGCCGACGCCGCCGGGATCCTGTCCGGTTCGCTCTATCACCACTTCGACTCCAAGGAGTCGATGGTCGACGAGATCCTCCGCGAGTTCCAGAACGAATTGTTCGGGCAGTACGAGGCGATCCTCGCCAGCACCGACGACGCCCGAGCGAAGCTCGAGGCGGCCGTCCGGGTCTCCTTCGAAGCCATCGACCAGCACCCGTTCGAGGTTGCGATCTTCCAGAACGACGCGGACTACCTGGGTGGCGTTGAACGCTTCGGCTATCTGGCCGAACGCAACCAGCAGTCGCGTGAGGTCTGGGTGACGTTGCTGCGCGAGGGCATCGCCAGTGGTGCCCTGCGCCCCGACCTCGACGTCGACCTCACCTACCGCTTCATCCGGGACACCGTCTGGGTGGCCGTGAAGTGGTACCGACCGGGCGGGAAGCTCACCCACACGGCCGTGGCCGATCAGTATCTGACCATTCTGCTCGACGGGATCGCTCATGCCTGA
- a CDS encoding acetyl-CoA C-acetyltransferase — translation MPEAFIIDAVRTPVGRRGGSLAGMHSADLGAHSLSALMTRTGVDPSAVDDVIMGCCDTIGSQAGDVARTAWLTAGLPDEVPGVTIDRQCGSSQQAVHFAAQGVMSGTQDLVVAGGLQNMSAIPISAAMLVADQYGFTTPFAESPGWRARYGDVEVSQFNSAEMIAEKWDISREDMEAFAYASHQRARTAIAEGRFANEIAPVGDFAVDECPRETSLEKMAALNPLAPGGRITAAVASQISDASSAMLIASEAAVATHGLTPRARIHHLSVRGDDPIWMLTGPIRATEYALKKAGMSIDDIDLFECNEAFASVVLAWMKETGAPHEKVNVNGGGIALGHPIGATGTRLMTTLLNELERTGGRYGLQTMCEGGGQANVTIIERL, via the coding sequence ATGCCTGAAGCCTTCATCATCGACGCCGTGCGTACGCCGGTCGGACGCCGCGGCGGCTCGCTCGCCGGCATGCACTCCGCCGACCTCGGAGCGCACTCCCTGTCCGCACTGATGACCCGTACCGGGGTCGACCCGAGCGCCGTCGACGACGTGATCATGGGCTGCTGCGACACCATCGGCTCGCAGGCCGGCGATGTCGCGCGTACGGCCTGGCTCACCGCCGGGCTGCCGGACGAGGTGCCCGGTGTGACGATCGATCGCCAGTGTGGCTCGTCCCAGCAGGCTGTGCACTTCGCGGCCCAGGGCGTCATGTCTGGCACCCAGGACCTCGTGGTGGCCGGCGGACTGCAGAACATGTCTGCGATCCCGATCTCGGCCGCGATGCTGGTGGCTGACCAGTACGGCTTCACCACGCCGTTCGCTGAGTCCCCGGGTTGGCGCGCACGGTACGGCGACGTCGAGGTGTCGCAGTTCAACTCCGCCGAGATGATCGCCGAGAAGTGGGACATCAGCCGCGAGGACATGGAGGCGTTCGCGTACGCCTCGCACCAGCGGGCACGTACCGCGATCGCGGAGGGTCGCTTCGCGAACGAGATCGCGCCGGTCGGAGACTTCGCGGTCGACGAGTGCCCCCGCGAGACCTCTCTGGAGAAGATGGCGGCCCTCAACCCGCTGGCTCCCGGTGGCCGGATCACGGCCGCAGTTGCCTCCCAGATCTCGGACGCGTCCTCGGCGATGCTGATCGCCTCCGAGGCAGCCGTCGCCACCCACGGCCTCACGCCGCGGGCGCGGATCCACCACCTCTCGGTCCGCGGGGATGACCCGATCTGGATGCTGACCGGACCGATCCGGGCCACCGAGTACGCGTTGAAGAAGGCCGGGATGTCGATCGACGACATCGACCTCTTCGAGTGCAACGAGGCGTTCGCCTCGGTCGTGCTGGCGTGGATGAAGGAGACCGGGGCGCCGCACGAGAAGGTCAACGTCAACGGGGGCGGCATCGCGCTCGGGCACCCGATCGGGGCCACGGGAACCCGCCTGATGACGACGCTTCTCAACGAGCTCGAGCGCACCGGTGGCCGCTACGGCCTGCAGACGATGTGCGAGGGCGGCGGTCAGGCCAACGTCACGATCATCGAGCGGCTGTGA
- a CDS encoding oxidoreductase has product MTAPSAFAPAQLGPVTLRNRIIKSATFEGRTPDGLVTDELIDYHLAPSRGGVGLTTVAYLAIAPEGRTHGEQIVVGSWSAPGLARLTDAIHETGAKISGQLGHAGPVANGRSNRHRAISASSMPSPLSMQMIRGATESDITRITYDYVRAARILVDAGFDVLEVHLAHSYLLSAFLAPGLNRRRDRWGGSLENRARFARQVVRAVRDEVGDEVAVIAKLGMSDGSPAGVSVPESIEVAQWLQQDGGLDAIELSAGSSLLNPMYLFRGDVPLKEFAAQMPGPVRLGLKTPMGRTFFRAYEFREAFLRENALKFRAAVSMPLVQLGGINDRATIDQSMADGFEFVAMARALLREPDLVSRLAADETGHGLCIHCNQCMPTIYTGTRCTQLPLLPKPDIRQPETTGVRPSAARARALAPNEGVPREARPTRRPSGRDG; this is encoded by the coding sequence GTGACGGCCCCGTCGGCGTTCGCGCCTGCCCAACTGGGGCCGGTGACGCTGCGCAACCGGATCATCAAGTCGGCGACCTTCGAGGGGCGTACGCCCGACGGCCTGGTGACCGACGAACTCATCGACTACCACCTCGCGCCGAGCCGCGGGGGAGTCGGACTCACGACGGTCGCCTACCTCGCGATCGCGCCCGAAGGGCGTACGCACGGCGAACAGATCGTCGTCGGATCGTGGTCCGCGCCGGGGCTGGCGCGACTCACGGATGCGATCCATGAGACCGGCGCGAAGATCTCCGGCCAACTCGGCCACGCCGGCCCGGTCGCAAACGGCCGCTCCAACCGCCACCGGGCGATCTCGGCCTCGTCGATGCCGTCGCCGCTGAGCATGCAGATGATCCGCGGCGCCACGGAGAGTGACATCACCCGGATCACCTACGACTATGTACGCGCCGCACGCATCCTCGTCGACGCCGGCTTTGACGTGCTCGAGGTCCATCTCGCGCACAGCTATTTGTTGAGCGCGTTCCTGGCGCCCGGACTGAACCGGCGGCGCGATCGTTGGGGCGGATCGCTCGAGAACCGGGCCCGCTTCGCGCGTCAGGTCGTACGCGCCGTGCGGGATGAGGTCGGCGACGAGGTCGCGGTCATCGCCAAACTCGGGATGAGCGACGGTTCCCCGGCAGGGGTGTCGGTGCCCGAGAGCATCGAGGTCGCACAGTGGTTGCAGCAGGACGGTGGCCTCGACGCGATCGAACTGAGCGCCGGCAGCTCGCTCCTGAACCCGATGTATCTCTTCCGTGGCGACGTGCCACTGAAGGAGTTCGCCGCGCAGATGCCCGGGCCTGTGCGCCTCGGTCTCAAGACCCCGATGGGCCGGACCTTCTTCCGTGCGTACGAGTTCCGCGAGGCGTTCCTGCGCGAGAACGCGCTCAAGTTCCGCGCCGCGGTCTCGATGCCGCTGGTCCAGCTCGGCGGAATCAATGACCGGGCCACGATCGATCAGTCGATGGCCGACGGGTTCGAATTCGTCGCCATGGCCCGGGCGCTGCTGCGCGAACCCGACCTGGTCTCCCGGCTCGCCGCTGACGAGACGGGGCACGGGCTGTGCATCCACTGCAACCAGTGCATGCCCACCATCTACACCGGCACTCGCTGCACGCAGCTCCCGCTCCTGCCGAAACCCGACATCCGTCAGCCCGAGACGACCGGAGTGAGGCCGAGCGCCGCGCGTGCGCGAGCGCTTGCGCCGAACGAGGGAGTGCCGCGCGAAGCGCGGCCGACCCGACGTCCGTCAGGTCGAGATGGATAG
- a CDS encoding NUDIX hydrolase — MREPNPIRSAATVIVVRDGAAGLETLLLRRHSDIAFHGGSWVFPGGRIDAADYGSTELPSDPMSDGHEPAARVAGVREANEEAGLVLDPGELVPFSHWTTPALRVKRYATWFFVVAAPVGEVTVDGSEITDHRWMSPLAALDARDSGEIELPPPTYVTLRRLASSSTVAEVLKEAADAPYLRFEPHIHLVEGGFVSIYEGDAAYEDDSRLDAEAPRHRLYAVNPIWRYERT; from the coding sequence ATGCGCGAGCCGAACCCGATCAGGTCAGCTGCCACAGTCATCGTCGTACGCGACGGAGCAGCTGGGCTCGAGACGTTGTTGTTGCGCCGCCACTCCGACATCGCCTTCCACGGCGGCTCCTGGGTCTTCCCCGGCGGCCGGATCGACGCGGCCGACTACGGCTCCACGGAGCTTCCGTCGGACCCGATGTCGGATGGCCACGAACCCGCAGCTCGAGTGGCCGGGGTACGCGAGGCCAACGAGGAAGCCGGGCTCGTACTCGATCCGGGCGAACTAGTGCCGTTCTCGCACTGGACCACCCCCGCACTGCGGGTCAAGCGGTACGCGACGTGGTTCTTCGTGGTCGCCGCGCCTGTCGGTGAGGTCACGGTGGACGGGTCCGAGATCACCGATCATCGGTGGATGTCTCCGCTCGCGGCGCTCGACGCGCGCGACAGTGGCGAGATCGAGTTGCCGCCGCCGACATACGTGACCCTTCGCCGGCTGGCCAGCTCCTCGACCGTCGCCGAGGTGCTCAAAGAAGCCGCCGACGCTCCCTATCTGCGTTTCGAACCGCACATCCACCTCGTCGAGGGCGGCTTCGTCTCGATCTACGAGGGCGACGCTGCGTACGAGGACGACTCGCGCCTCGATGCCGAGGCACCGAGGCATCGCCTGTACGCGGTCAACCCGATCTGGCGCTACGAGCGCACCTGA
- a CDS encoding cupin domain-containing protein: MTVTLSAPGTGESFVAAGCQFRVLSDGTATNKRIGMVECELAPGWGGPPQHVHREHDETFFVVSGTVLFTSGADTLLAPAGSLVTAPIGDPHTFANADSSAPATLLCTVTPERYINYFRELADLPPGPDGRMDPAQILAIMSRYATEPYRG, translated from the coding sequence ATGACAGTCACCTTGTCGGCGCCCGGGACCGGCGAAAGCTTCGTCGCCGCCGGGTGCCAGTTCCGCGTCCTGAGCGATGGGACCGCGACCAACAAGCGGATCGGCATGGTCGAGTGCGAGCTCGCGCCGGGATGGGGCGGCCCGCCGCAGCACGTACACCGCGAGCACGACGAGACGTTCTTCGTCGTCAGCGGGACCGTGTTGTTCACCAGCGGCGCCGACACCTTGCTCGCACCCGCCGGCAGTCTGGTGACGGCTCCGATCGGGGACCCGCACACGTTCGCCAATGCGGACTCGTCCGCGCCCGCGACGCTGCTCTGCACCGTCACCCCGGAGCGGTACATCAACTACTTCCGCGAACTCGCCGACCTTCCGCCGGGGCCTGACGGGCGGATGGATCCGGCGCAGATCCTCGCGATCATGTCGCGGTACGCCACAGAGCCGTACCGGGGCTGA
- a CDS encoding TetR/AcrR family transcriptional regulator, with protein MGDPVNPRPSARERTRHLLLETARAMIAAGEPVSVQSLAERAGVSRATAYRYFTNADSIVLNASLPAADNPFRDPQWEPPGSGEYADLPIRMGQVVVATSEWAFDHANELRSVLAASLSPDSATRGMSRVGKLNRGRWIDSVLADLPPDIDPETRQRLTNALMPLFGADAVVWTTDAAELDRDQAIDQLRWTAETLVRAVLAQS; from the coding sequence ATGGGCGACCCAGTCAACCCCCGACCTTCGGCGCGGGAACGTACGCGGCACCTGCTGCTTGAGACCGCACGCGCGATGATCGCCGCCGGCGAACCGGTCTCCGTGCAGTCGCTGGCCGAGCGCGCCGGTGTCTCCCGTGCGACCGCGTACCGCTACTTCACCAACGCCGACAGCATTGTCCTCAACGCGAGCCTGCCGGCCGCCGACAACCCGTTCCGCGACCCGCAGTGGGAGCCCCCGGGCTCGGGGGAGTACGCGGACCTGCCGATTCGGATGGGGCAGGTGGTCGTGGCGACGTCTGAGTGGGCCTTCGACCATGCCAACGAGTTGCGGTCGGTGCTGGCGGCGAGCCTGTCGCCCGACAGCGCGACGCGCGGGATGTCCCGGGTCGGCAAACTCAACCGCGGCCGATGGATCGACTCTGTGCTCGCAGACCTGCCGCCCGACATCGATCCTGAGACCAGGCAACGCCTGACCAATGCGCTCATGCCGCTCTTCGGAGCTGACGCGGTCGTCTGGACGACAGATGCCGCGGAACTCGACCGCGACCAAGCGATCGATCAGCTGCGCTGGACTGCCGAAACACTCGTCCGGGCCGTCCTGGCTCAGTCCTGA
- a CDS encoding VOC family protein has product MIIEEVQIADSADAWQALGFAIEGDVCQVGTVRLRFGGDGTGITGWTVVDAEAPDRAPAHPNHVTQIDHVVLMSTDLVRTAQRLRDAYGLEVLRERDAGAFRQLFLRLGEVILEVIGPHEPASGDDSFWGITFRVDDIDALALHLGDRVGRIKDAVQPGRRITTLRGESIGISPAIAFMSPRPQD; this is encoded by the coding sequence GTGATCATCGAAGAGGTCCAGATCGCCGACTCCGCCGATGCCTGGCAGGCACTGGGGTTCGCGATCGAGGGTGATGTCTGTCAGGTCGGGACCGTGCGGCTTCGGTTCGGTGGCGACGGCACCGGGATCACCGGATGGACTGTGGTGGATGCAGAAGCCCCGGATCGCGCGCCGGCGCACCCCAACCACGTCACCCAGATCGACCACGTCGTACTCATGTCGACCGATCTCGTACGCACCGCGCAGAGGTTGCGGGACGCGTACGGTTTGGAAGTACTGCGTGAGCGTGACGCAGGTGCGTTCAGGCAACTGTTCCTGAGGCTCGGCGAGGTGATCCTCGAGGTCATCGGTCCGCACGAACCGGCGTCGGGCGACGACAGCTTCTGGGGCATCACGTTCCGCGTCGATGACATCGATGCGCTGGCTCTGCACCTGGGTGACCGGGTCGGGCGCATCAAGGACGCGGTCCAGCCGGGGCGTCGGATCACGACGCTGCGTGGCGAGTCGATCGGGATCAGTCCGGCGATCGCCTTCATGTCACCGCGGCCTCAGGACTGA
- a CDS encoding DoxX family protein, translated as MNTILWIGAGILASAFLAAGLTKATQPKEKLAPNMAWVEDYSSRAVRLIGIAEIVGAVGLILPAAVRVAVWLTPLAAAALAVTMLLGAAAHVRRGEIALAIPSGVLFVLTAAVAILRFGPYAF; from the coding sequence ATGAACACCATCCTCTGGATCGGCGCGGGAATCCTCGCGTCGGCATTCCTGGCCGCAGGCCTGACGAAGGCCACGCAGCCGAAGGAGAAGCTCGCGCCGAACATGGCGTGGGTGGAGGACTACTCGTCCCGAGCCGTACGCCTCATCGGCATCGCGGAGATCGTCGGTGCGGTGGGGCTGATCCTGCCGGCGGCAGTGAGGGTAGCCGTCTGGCTCACACCGCTTGCAGCGGCAGCCCTCGCCGTGACGATGCTCCTCGGAGCGGCCGCGCACGTACGCCGCGGCGAGATCGCGCTCGCCATCCCGTCCGGTGTCCTCTTCGTCCTCACCGCAGCGGTCGCGATCCTGCGATTCGGTCCGTACGCCTTCTGA
- a CDS encoding DUF1272 domain-containing protein, with amino-acid sequence MLEIRPNCERCDRDLKPDAVAYICTFECTWCPSCVDGFEGRRCPNCNGNLERRPIRPAALLAQHPASTVRVTS; translated from the coding sequence GTGCTGGAGATCCGCCCCAACTGCGAGCGCTGCGATCGCGACCTCAAGCCGGATGCGGTCGCGTACATCTGCACCTTTGAGTGCACCTGGTGCCCCTCGTGCGTGGACGGGTTCGAGGGCCGACGGTGCCCGAACTGCAACGGCAATCTCGAACGGCGCCCGATCCGGCCGGCAGCCTTGTTGGCGCAGCATCCGGCCAGCACGGTACGCGTCACAAGTTGA
- a CDS encoding GNAT family N-acetyltransferase: MPSFIPTPSDDPVSERLLTAYFTSRALGFTTHPDGYRITHPDPAWFTPPAGVFLVVEDDDGRPVGCGGVRRIDDIDEATTYEIKHLWLDPETRGRGWSRPLMTELEQQARGFGAELMVLDTNESLTAAQHLYRSSGYEETTAYNLNKNATHWFRKRLD, translated from the coding sequence GTGCCGAGTTTCATCCCCACGCCATCCGACGATCCCGTATCCGAGCGCCTGCTCACCGCGTACTTCACCTCACGCGCACTCGGGTTCACGACGCACCCGGACGGCTACCGGATCACCCACCCCGACCCGGCGTGGTTCACGCCGCCGGCTGGGGTGTTCCTTGTCGTGGAGGACGACGACGGGCGCCCGGTCGGTTGCGGTGGCGTCCGGCGCATCGACGACATCGACGAGGCCACCACGTACGAGATCAAGCACCTGTGGCTCGATCCGGAGACACGCGGACGGGGCTGGTCCCGGCCGCTGATGACGGAGCTCGAGCAGCAGGCCCGGGGGTTCGGGGCGGAGCTGATGGTGCTCGACACGAACGAGTCGTTGACCGCCGCCCAACACCTCTACCGATCCTCGGGTTATGAGGAGACAACGGCGTACAACCTCAACAAGAACGCCACCCACTGGTTCCGGAAACGCCTCGACTGA
- a CDS encoding alkaline phosphatase family protein, translated as MIRRLIPGAAAAVVAAGLLVISSPAAPPALAAVSGNLIVNPGAESGECSVNGLQGETLPGWTITNGMPTNVCYGTAGGFPTSTTPGAPSRGNTFFAGGGTGNATMEQSVDVSSAATAIDAGGVTYNLSGWLGGWSSQNDTAGVQATFLNASGTSVGTAQLAAVTASDRGNTTEFLQRTATAAVPAGTRTVRVDVNYVWSGGSTTDGYVDNLSLTLSTTVTQPTLSAPASSVPGFDHVFLIYMENENGFQQSVDGNNYIYGNAAAPYINNTLVPMGTRLNNLYGTTHPSDPNYLALAGGSVSGQTSNPAVGSVNATNLADRAEAAGKTWKAYNQGANGTCDLTTHGSTYPDDEPFTLYNDVANNSTRCNSHIMPLTQLSTDLSSASTTPNFSWIAADDYYDMEAGGIAPGDTWLSQTLPTIFNSPAWKTQRSLLIVTWDEGYTKSYGPNYPNEVAGVMIGSPGTVKAGATSTTRYNQYSIGRTIENALGLSPMTPNDTYAQPINDVWGQSTSPTLSTTTPSVTNGSSITFNYTTPAATNSSTNWVGIYKQGNTPGNQASTDWKYTAGTSGSVTFTANYGPGTYQVYYLYNDGYTVLAGPITVTLN; from the coding sequence ATGATTCGTCGTTTGATTCCGGGCGCCGCTGCAGCCGTTGTTGCCGCTGGCCTGCTGGTCATCTCGTCGCCGGCAGCCCCGCCGGCGCTCGCCGCAGTGAGCGGCAACCTGATCGTCAACCCGGGTGCCGAGAGCGGCGAGTGCAGCGTCAACGGCCTCCAGGGCGAGACCCTTCCTGGCTGGACGATCACGAACGGCATGCCGACCAACGTCTGCTACGGAACTGCCGGTGGCTTCCCGACGAGTACGACGCCCGGGGCGCCGAGTCGCGGGAACACGTTCTTCGCCGGCGGTGGCACTGGCAACGCGACCATGGAGCAGTCGGTCGACGTGTCGTCCGCCGCCACCGCCATCGATGCCGGCGGGGTGACGTACAACCTCTCCGGCTGGCTCGGCGGATGGTCGAGCCAGAATGACACCGCCGGAGTGCAGGCGACGTTCCTGAACGCCTCCGGGACGAGCGTGGGCACCGCGCAACTTGCGGCGGTGACGGCGTCGGATCGCGGCAACACGACCGAGTTCCTGCAGCGCACCGCCACGGCTGCCGTCCCGGCAGGCACGCGTACGGTCCGCGTCGACGTCAACTACGTCTGGTCGGGCGGCAGCACCACCGACGGGTACGTCGACAACCTGTCCCTGACGCTGTCCACCACGGTCACGCAGCCCACGCTGAGCGCGCCGGCCTCGTCGGTGCCCGGCTTCGACCACGTGTTCCTCATCTACATGGAGAACGAGAACGGCTTCCAGCAGTCGGTCGACGGGAACAACTACATCTACGGCAACGCGGCGGCGCCGTACATCAACAACACCCTGGTGCCGATGGGTACGCGGCTCAACAACCTCTACGGCACCACGCATCCCAGCGACCCGAACTATCTCGCTCTGGCGGGCGGGTCGGTGTCCGGTCAGACGAGCAACCCGGCGGTGGGCAGTGTCAACGCGACCAACCTCGCCGACCGTGCAGAGGCGGCTGGCAAGACCTGGAAGGCGTACAACCAGGGTGCGAACGGCACCTGCGACCTGACCACCCACGGGTCCACGTACCCCGACGACGAACCGTTCACCCTCTACAACGATGTCGCGAACAACAGCACCCGTTGCAACAGCCACATCATGCCGCTGACGCAGCTGTCGACGGATCTCTCCTCAGCCTCCACCACGCCGAACTTCTCGTGGATCGCTGCCGACGACTACTACGACATGGAGGCTGGCGGCATCGCACCCGGTGACACGTGGTTGAGCCAGACGCTGCCGACGATCTTCAACTCACCAGCCTGGAAGACGCAGCGTTCGCTGCTGATCGTCACCTGGGACGAGGGCTACACGAAGTCGTACGGACCGAATTACCCCAACGAGGTCGCCGGCGTCATGATCGGCTCGCCCGGGACGGTGAAGGCTGGTGCGACCAGCACGACGCGCTACAACCAGTACAGCATCGGCCGGACGATCGAGAACGCGCTCGGGCTCTCCCCGATGACCCCGAACGACACGTACGCGCAGCCGATCAACGACGTCTGGGGTCAGTCGACCAGCCCGACGCTCAGCACGACCACGCCGTCGGTCACGAACGGATCCTCGATCACGTTCAACTACACGACGCCTGCCGCGACGAACAGTTCGACCAACTGGGTCGGGATCTACAAGCAGGGGAACACGCCGGGCAATCAGGCTTCCACCGACTGGAAATACACCGCCGGCACCAGCGGCTCGGTCACCTTCACGGCCAACTACGGGCCCGGGACCTATCAGGTCTACTACCTGTACAACGACGGCTACACCGTGCTCGCAGGTCCGATCACGGTCACGCTCAACTAG